One Trichomycterus rosablanca isolate fTriRos1 chromosome 12, fTriRos1.hap1, whole genome shotgun sequence DNA window includes the following coding sequences:
- the vangl1 gene encoding vang-like protein 1, which yields MDTDSVHSGQSHHSRGSNRNSDRSRDRHKPRSHDGSNRSDKNVTISSLSAQTGATEQTPASTEPQDDNWAETTTAVTGTSDHSLSQEELASFGKEAVGGVQKQSFVRLLPLGLTLLLGLVVLLTPLAFVVLPQILWSERVQACGTACEGLFLSLAFKLLILLLAGWALFLRTPRASLPRLAIYRALLALLTLLLLLSYWLFYGVRILDTQDENYQGIVQFAVSLVDTLLFTHYLAVVLLEVRQLQPCFCLCVTRSTDGETRHYNLGQLSIQRAALVVLEHYYKDFSVHNAALLTAAKTRTAKHLAALKVYDVDGPGSDAAASQSRAKIAAAARQRDASHNEVYYEEADYERRVRKRKARLVVAVEEAFTHVQRLQEEEKKQPPGDVMEAREAAQAIFPSMARALQKYLRTTRQQHCHSMDSIQNHLAFCITNNMSPKAFLESYLAAGPTMQYNSECWKALQWTLVSEASVTSPLRHGYEFQLKNCHFCLVVSSKAIPQLRVSEEYVHPKSHKFVLTVQSETSV from the exons ATGGACACAGACTCTGTCCACTCTGGCCAATCACACCACTCACGAGGCTCAAACAGGAACAG TGATCGCAGTAGGGACCGGCACAAACCACGCAGTCATGATGGCAGCAATCGCTCTGACAAGAACGTGACCATCAGCAGCCTGTCAGCGCAAACTGGAGCCACAGAACAGACCCCCGCTAGCACAGAGCCTCAG GATGATAACTGGGCTGAAACCACCACGGCCGTGACGGGTACCTCAGACCACAGTCTTTCTCAGGAGGAGCTGGCGAGTTTTGGGAAAGAGGCAGTGGGTGGTGTGCAGAAGCAGAGCTTTGTGAGATTGCTGCCTCTGGGTCTGACGCTGCTCCTGGGATTGGTGGTTCTTCTAACGCCGCTGGCCTTTGTGGTGTTGCCACAGATACTGTGGTCTGAACGAGTGCAGGCCTGCGGTACAGCATGTGAGGGTCTGTTCCTTTCGCTGGCGTTTAAACTGCTGATCCTGTTACTGGCAGGCTGGGCTCTGTTCCTGAGGACACCTCGAGCCAGCCTACCCCGACTGGCAATTTACAGAGCTCTACTTGCTTTGCTCACTCTGCTGCTCCTGCTCTCCTACTGGCTCTTCTATGGAGTCCGCATCCTTGAcacgcag GATGAGAATTATCAGGGTATCGTCCAGTTTGCTGTGTCACTGGTGGACACTCTGCTTTTCACACACTACCTGGCCGTGGTGTTGTTGGAGGTGCGCCAACTTCAGCCgtgtttctgtctgtgtgtcacAAGATCGACTGATGGAGAGACACGGCATTACAATCTAGGCCAACTCAG TATTCAGAGAGCAGCTCTGGTGGTGCTGGAACATTATTATAAGGATTTCTCAGTGCATAACGCGGCTCTGCTGACAGCAGCAAAAACCCGGACAGCCAAGCACCTGGCTGCTCTGAAGGTCTACGATGTGGATG gtCCTGGCAGTGATGCTGCGGCGAGTCAGTCTCGTGCAAAGATAGCTGCTGCTGCCCGGCAAAGGGATGCCAGCCACAACGAGGTTTACTACGAGGAGGCCGACTACGAGAGAAGAGTGCGCAAACGCAAAGCTCG TCTGGTGGTGGCAGTAGAAGAGGCTTTCACACATGTGCAGCGTTTGCAGGAAGAGGAAAAAAAGCAACCTCCAGGTGATGTAATGGAGGCACGTGAAGCAGCGCAGGCCATCTTCCCCTCTATGGCACGTGCCCTGCAAAAGTATCTGCGTACTACACGCCAGCAGCACTGCCACAGCATGGACAGCATCCAAAACCATCTCGCCTTCTGCATCACCAACAACATGAGTCCCAAG GCATTTTTGGAGAGCTACTTGGCCGCCGGTCCCACCATGCAGTACAACAGCGAGTGCTGGAAAGCTCTGCAGTGGACGCTGGTTAGTGAGGCTTCGGTTACCAGCCCGCTGCGCCATGGCTATGAGTTCCAGCTCAAAAACTGCCACTTCTGTCTAGTGGTCAGCAGCAAAGCCATTCCACAGCTTAGAGTCAGCGAGGAGTACGTCCACCCGAAATCACACAAATTTGTGCTGACAGTGCAGTCAGAGACCTCCGTCTGA